Proteins from a single region of Phycisphaeraceae bacterium D3-23:
- a CDS encoding acyltransferase: protein MDPNPTTTDPRLVGHMPGLDGLRGFAALLIVFYHYTSWQWAHSFPGEPTDTLRAIIAIRQYGWLGVDVFFVLSGFLITGILIKTRQHPHYFRYFYARRALRIFPLYYIALVGALIVAPLILTTGPGEETALDNQAWLWLYGTNFRMAFGPEALYSQGWMSLRHFWSLAVEEHFYLVWPLLVFLTPPRWLGRVCVGFIVLGVASRLACYAVFDPQRVGPIVRAITPCHLDKLALGGLLAYVLRTGVVGLDRLRPVAWISIAAALAFLVSCVIAGVRHETFLMQNVGYPLITLASAGAIVLALSAKNTSILSRVLTNRLAVMLGTYSYGMYVWHNIPRYWLGNHNMGPKIANALHLNTSAGFIASAIVACAGTIFVAMASYHGVEVWFLKLKKHFNYRKTPR from the coding sequence CTCGACGGCCTGCGCGGGTTCGCCGCGCTACTCATCGTCTTCTATCACTACACCTCTTGGCAGTGGGCACACTCCTTCCCCGGCGAACCCACCGACACCCTCCGCGCCATCATCGCCATCCGCCAGTACGGCTGGCTCGGCGTCGATGTCTTCTTCGTCCTCTCCGGCTTCCTCATCACCGGCATCCTCATCAAGACAAGGCAGCACCCGCACTACTTCAGATACTTCTACGCACGACGCGCGCTCCGCATCTTCCCGCTCTACTACATCGCACTCGTCGGCGCACTCATCGTCGCCCCCCTCATACTCACCACCGGGCCCGGCGAAGAAACAGCGCTCGACAACCAGGCCTGGCTCTGGCTCTACGGCACGAACTTCCGCATGGCCTTCGGCCCCGAAGCCCTCTACTCCCAGGGCTGGATGAGCCTGCGCCACTTCTGGTCGCTCGCCGTCGAAGAACACTTCTACTTGGTCTGGCCACTGCTTGTGTTCCTCACCCCGCCGCGCTGGCTTGGGCGCGTCTGCGTCGGGTTCATCGTGCTGGGGGTCGCGTCGCGCTTGGCGTGCTACGCCGTCTTCGACCCCCAACGCGTCGGGCCGATCGTCCGCGCGATCACACCCTGCCACCTCGACAAGCTCGCGCTCGGCGGCCTGCTCGCGTACGTGTTGCGCACCGGCGTCGTCGGCCTGGACCGGCTCAGGCCTGTGGCGTGGATATCAATCGCGGCGGCGCTTGCCTTCCTCGTGAGCTGCGTTATCGCCGGCGTCAGGCACGAGACCTTCCTCATGCAGAACGTCGGCTACCCGCTCATCACGCTCGCCTCAGCGGGCGCGATCGTCCTTGCGCTCAGCGCAAAAAATACATCCATCCTGAGCCGCGTGCTGACCAACCGCCTGGCCGTCATGCTCGGCACCTACAGCTACGGCATGTACGTCTGGCACAACATCCCACGCTACTGGCTGGGCAACCACAATATGGGCCCGAAGATCGCCAATGCGCTCCACCTCAACACCTCCGCCGGCTTCATCGCCTCCGCGATCGTGGCGTGCGCCGGCACCATCTTCGTCGCTATGGCCAGCTACCACGGCGTCGAGGTCTGGTTCCTCAAACTCAAAAAACACTTCAACTACCGCAAAACCCCAAGATGA